Part of the Limisphaerales bacterium genome, TGAGCACACTTGTGTCAGGGTCGGCGAATTTCAGGCCAAAGCCCATCAGCGATTCGTAGATTAAAAACACCGTCAAAATCGACCACCCCACGAAGGGTAAAATATTGGCCGTGCCACGCGCTACGACGACCACCATCACCATCGCCATTAACGCCCGTCCGAAAAGCCCTCCGACTTCCTGCACTTTGGTGACGTGCGAGACGTGCACTCCCTCTGCGGCTTTGAACGCTGTTTTGCCGGCGATAGTAGTTTTCTTTTTGTCCAAATTTTTGGCTTGGGCAGCCGCCACGGCTTTGTCTTTGGCCGCGTTGGAATCAGCGGCCACTTCAGGTGCTTTGGGCAGGATGAGGCGCATATGTTGCAACGCGCCAAACGCCCCGCCATAGGCCAGGGCGAATAGCAGTGTGATGATGATGGTCACCCGTTTGAATTGCGGCGCGAACAGTTCGCCCAGGCTCGGGCGTTTGAGTTTGCCGGCATCTTTTTTCATTTGCCATTGGGGTGATTCCGGCAGGAAGGGGCGAATGATGATCAGCGGGATGGCGGGGATCAATCCGCTCATCAACGTGTATCGCCATACGGCGGTGTCGCTATCGCCGGAAATATTACCAAGCACGCCAGCAAACCAATCCGGCATCACCGGCAACCCGCCGCCGGTGCTGGCGATTTGCGAAAGGTAGCCATAAACAATCGCCACTGTGAGGCCGCCTACCGAGGAGAAGGCTTGGGTGTAGCCCAACACTTTTTCGCGTTGCACGCGGTCCGGAAACAACTCGGACAACCAAGCCACCGCCGCGACAAATTCCACGCACACGCCGATGAAAACGAGGCACCGAAAAAAGAGCAGTTGATACATCGTGGTGGAAAACCCCGCGCAAAATGCCGCCACCGCATAAAGCAAAATACTGTATGTCAGCACCCGCCGACGGCCAAACAGATCGGTCAAGTAACCGCCCAATAATCCAAAGATGCCGCCGCAAATGGCCGGCACAAAAAAGATGATTCGAAACCAATGCGTAAACTCCGGTGTGCCCGGCTTCACGCCCGCCAAATCCCCCAGCGCATCTTTGCCGATGAGCGGCAGCATTAGCAGTTCGTAAATATCGAAGAGGAACCCCAATGTGGCGATAAAACAAATCAGCCACTGGGTTGGGGTGAGTTTTAGTTTGGGTTCGGAACCAGAACCAGAGTCGGCGCTCATAGCCGCGACTTATGGCAATTCCAGTTGCTAAAAACAAGCTCAATTGTACGTGAGCGTACAGTCGTGTGCGAAAGGGTTGCGTTGCGTCCACGGGTTTGCTTTGCTCCCGCGCATGCAGCGTTACGCTACCATCACTGTCATTGGCCGGGACAAGACCGGTGTGATTGCGCGGGTCACGAATTTTCTTTTTGAACAAAAAGCAAATATCGAGGCGCTGGAAGAGGCGGTCACACGCGGCCAATTCAGCATGGCCATCCAGGCCTCGTGGCGTGATGGGCAGTTGAAACCCGCCATACTCAAGCGCGGCCTCAACACCTTGGGCAAAGAATTGGGAATGGAAATGCGCCTGCGCCTCACCGAACCGGGAGGCAAACAGCGGATGGCGCTGATGGTCACGCGCGAGTCGGGCTGTCCGGAAGCGTTGCTGGCGGCATTCCAAAAGAAGCAATTCAATCAAGCAGAGCCAGTGGTGATGCTCGGCAATCGTCCTGATCTCAAGGCGTTGGCGCAACAGCACAAGCTCCCCTTCGTACACATCCCGTGGGCTGATCGTGCGCGTGCCGAGAAAAAAGCGCTGCGTATTTTGGAAACGCACGAAGTGGATTTTGTGGTGCTCGCTCGGTTTATGAAAATTCTCTCGCCGGACTTTGTGTGGCGTTACAAAAATAAAATCATCAATATCCACCCCTCGCTGCTGCCGAGTTTTCCCGGACCACAAGCCTATCGGCAAGCGTACGAGCATGGCGTGAAAATCGCGGGCGTCACTGCACATTTCGTGAGCATGCAGCTTGATGAAGGCCCCGTCATTGCGCAGGAAAGTTTCCCTATTAAATCCGGAATGACCCTCAAGCAAATCGTTGCCGCCGGTCAACAATGCGAAGCCAAGACGTTGGTGAAAGCCGTGAAAATTTATCTCACCAAACGCCTCGACGTGCATTGGGGTGTGGTGAAAGAAGTGTAGTGAGAATCCTCTCCTGGAACGTCAACGGCCTGCGCGCCGCGCAGAAAAAAGGTTTCGCCGATTGGCTCGGCGAAGCGCAGCCGGATATTCTCTGCATTCAAGAAAGCCGCGCGCTGCCCGAACAAGTAACCCCCGATTGGCCAAAAACTTACGAGCCGCACTGGAATCCTGCCGAGAAAAAAGGCTACTCCGGAGTAATCACCTTCACCAAAACGCCGCCAATAAAAATCACGCGCGGCATCGGTATCGCCGAACACGACCACGAAGGCCGCGTGCTGACCACCGAACACGACGGTTTCTTTTTGGTAAATGTTTATGTGCCTAACGCGCAACGTACTCTCGCGCGGCTGCCGTATCGGCAGCAATGGGATCGCGACTTTCTCGCGTATCTGAAAAAACTCGAACGCCGAAAGCCGGTGATATTTTGTGGCGATCTCAATGTGTCACACAAAGAAATCGATTTAACCAATTTCAAGGCCAACAAAAATAACGCCGGTTTCACTTCCGAAGAACGTGCGGGCTTCGATGCCTTTGTGGCTGCGGGTTTCATTGACACTTTTCGCGAATTCGAATCCGCCGGCGGCCATTACACGTGGTGGAGCAATCGCCTTAACGCTCGCGGCCGAAACATCGGCTGGCGGATTGATTATTTTTTGGTTTCAAAAAGCCTGAAACCACGGTTGAAAAAGGCATTCATTTTGCCCGAGGTAATGGGTTCGGACCACTGCCCCGTAGGGGTTGAGATTGGGTAGGGCTACGCAAGCCTTTCCCTACCGGACCACCCGTTTCCAAATCGGTACTTTCCGTTTCATTTCATCAATCAAAAACTGGCAAGCCGCAAAGGCCTCGGCTCGGTGAGGGGCGGTGATTTCCACTCGCAGCGATGGGTCATTCACCATCACCTCGCCCACGCGATGGATCAAGTGGATGGATTCGACGGGCCATTGGTTTTCGATGGCTGCAAAAATTAATTCAAACTGATGGCGCACCATAGGTTCGTTCGCTTCGTAGTCGATGGCGCGGATGAGTTCACCGTCTTCCGTTCCGCGCACCACGCCATGGAACGTCACCACCGCGCCCATGCCTTCGGTCATTGCCGGTGTTGATTCGGGGATTGAGTTCGGAGTGAGGGTGAGTTGGGTTTTCATTGTTCACCTTGGTTGGGCAGGGCGGTTTCTTCGGAACCGCCTTGGCGCGCTCGGGGAGCACGCCCTACCTTTTGGTTCGCGCTGTAATATTTCATCCGCCTTGTACCGGAGGGAACAGCGAAACTTCGTCGCCATCGCTCAATACAAATTCATCCGTTTGGTAATCCACGCCCACGGCTTTGAGTGTGCTATTTTTCATTTCGGCAAGTATTGGGAATTGCGTCATTACTTTCGTGTGCAGGTCTCCCAGTGTTTCG contains:
- the xth gene encoding exodeoxyribonuclease III, with protein sequence MRILSWNVNGLRAAQKKGFADWLGEAQPDILCIQESRALPEQVTPDWPKTYEPHWNPAEKKGYSGVITFTKTPPIKITRGIGIAEHDHEGRVLTTEHDGFFLVNVYVPNAQRTLARLPYRQQWDRDFLAYLKKLERRKPVIFCGDLNVSHKEIDLTNFKANKNNAGFTSEERAGFDAFVAAGFIDTFREFESAGGHYTWWSNRLNARGRNIGWRIDYFLVSKSLKPRLKKAFILPEVMGSDHCPVGVEIG
- a CDS encoding molybdenum cofactor biosynthesis protein MoaE, which codes for MKTQLTLTPNSIPESTPAMTEGMGAVVTFHGVVRGTEDGELIRAIDYEANEPMVRHQFELIFAAIENQWPVESIHLIHRVGEVMVNDPSLRVEITAPHRAEAFAACQFLIDEMKRKVPIWKRVVR
- a CDS encoding formyltetrahydrofolate deformylase, with the translated sequence MQRYATITVIGRDKTGVIARVTNFLFEQKANIEALEEAVTRGQFSMAIQASWRDGQLKPAILKRGLNTLGKELGMEMRLRLTEPGGKQRMALMVTRESGCPEALLAAFQKKQFNQAEPVVMLGNRPDLKALAQQHKLPFVHIPWADRARAEKKALRILETHEVDFVVLARFMKILSPDFVWRYKNKIINIHPSLLPSFPGPQAYRQAYEHGVKIAGVTAHFVSMQLDEGPVIAQESFPIKSGMTLKQIVAAGQQCEAKTLVKAVKIYLTKRLDVHWGVVKEV
- a CDS encoding MFS transporter, giving the protein MSADSGSGSEPKLKLTPTQWLICFIATLGFLFDIYELLMLPLIGKDALGDLAGVKPGTPEFTHWFRIIFFVPAICGGIFGLLGGYLTDLFGRRRVLTYSILLYAVAAFCAGFSTTMYQLLFFRCLVFIGVCVEFVAAVAWLSELFPDRVQREKVLGYTQAFSSVGGLTVAIVYGYLSQIASTGGGLPVMPDWFAGVLGNISGDSDTAVWRYTLMSGLIPAIPLIIIRPFLPESPQWQMKKDAGKLKRPSLGELFAPQFKRVTIIITLLFALAYGGAFGALQHMRLILPKAPEVAADSNAAKDKAVAAAQAKNLDKKKTTIAGKTAFKAAEGVHVSHVTKVQEVGGLFGRALMAMVMVVVVARGTANILPFVGWSILTVFLIYESLMGFGLKFADPDTSVLTAHLMCLGKGILFGGIIGIPVWWLTTQLTNYLKDAPCRSVLRAVQLPGIFLMPLIFGFLIANSLSTAYIGVFIAGLLVIGQFTFWGNMLPRFFPVHLRGTGESFAANIGGRLIGTSFAFLVFTVTDQRWQGIFPESLHGPEGFAMRVAYTTAAIGFFVFALGWFIAGKLPDPQYSDHANEPDDEPETIAAEDEEETTAPEGEGNQQADH
- a CDS encoding MoaD/ThiS family protein — encoded protein: MKITVKFWSYFRDLTERDETSIEVEEGETLGDLHTKVMTQFPILAEMKNSTLKAVGVDYQTDEFVLSDGDEVSLFPPVQGG